CCCAGTGCTCCCACACGCCGTCAATGAAAATGCCCACGCAGTTGGCGGCGGCCACGTCTTTGATGTCGCGGATGGTCTGCTGGGTGGACAGGTCCGGCAGGCCCTGCTGCCATCCGGCGGGGCTGCCGGTATTGGGCCGCCACATCATGGCGGGCACGATGCCGGCCCAGGCCTCGAACTGCTGGCGGTAGGTATCGCCACGGGTGGAGCCGCGATCCACCAGGCCGGTGCGGCCAAAGAAATTCGCCACGATGGACATGATGACATTGTCCGCCGGGCGGGCCTTGACGGGCGCGGGGCGGGAATGGCCATAGCTGAGCATGAGCACCCGGTAGTCCTTGCCCGGATACTTTTCCTTCAGCAGTGCGCCCAGCTTGTTGGCAAAGGTGACATCGCGGTCGCTGGTGGCGGGGCGCTCCTCGGCGTATTTTTTGAAATGGAACAGGCGCGGCTCGCCATCAGGATGATCCCAGGCGGTGCAGTTTTCACACACGCAGTGGCCGCTGGACCAGCCGTCATTGGGGGAGGCATTGAAGACGGTGAGGTGGGGATCCTGGGCGAGATCCGCCGCGACATCCTGCAGCCAGAGGTCCCACACCTTGGGATTGGTCATGCACAGCTTGGCATTGCGCGGCGTGGGGAAGCCGCTGCGGGTGCCGTCCGGCTGGAGGGCAAATATTTCCGGATGTTTTTCATGGTAGCGGTCCCACCAGTCGCCAAAGCCATGCCCGCCCTCCATGGAAAGGGAGCCGAGTTGCAGCCGCTGGCGCATCGTCCAGTCATGGGCGCGGCCATAGCCTTTGTTCCCCAGCGATGAAAAATTAAACACGCCTTCCCGCGAGCGGATCTGCGGATGGTAACGCTTCTCCATGGGCGCGATGACAATGGTCTCCCGCGCGACCACGTCCTCCCCCAGATCCCCCGGCCAAAACCAGCGCACGCCGAGCTGCTCCTGGAGAAAGGTATAGACCGCATTCAGCGTGCCATACTCCTGCTGCATGCCGGTGATCTTTCCCTCCTTCGTCACCACGTCCATCTTGGCCGGATCCCACCGGTCCCGCCCGGCGATGACCAGGTGGTTTTCATTGGCCGTGATGAGGATTTCCTCCGGATGCTGAAACTCGAAGTCCGTCTGCGGAAACAGCGTCTTCAGCACCGGTTGATAACCCACCCAGATGGCGCGCTCCGGCAAGGGCTGCGGGCTGCCATCCAGCACCGGTGGCAGCACACCGCTGATCTTTTGAACCGCCTCCGCCAGCTCCACCGCTGCCGCCCGCGTGCGTGGCGGCGCGTCCGCAAAAACAATGATCGGCGCCGGTGCGACGGTTTTGGAAACCAGCGTCAGATTTGCTGCCGCTATGCCAGGCACGATGCAGCCCACCGAAAATAGAACACCGAGAGGAAGGAACCGGAGCGCGTGTTTCATGCGCTGATATCAACGGGAGAGGATGGGCGGCCTATCAGAGAATGATGCAAGGAGGTGTGAGGAGGGTTTGCAAGGAGGATCTTCCGATTAAAATTCCGCAGCTGCCTGACCGCCGTTCCCTTGTTCGTGACCTTCACTGGCTGGGAAGATGAAGGTCCCGTACAAGGTGTGAGGCCGTCCCGGCCTCAGGTGGAGGGCAGGATGCCCACACTCCTTGGCGCCGCCAGATTCCCTTGCATGCCGGGCAGCGCAGTTCACAAATGGCGTTGATCTTTCCATGCGCGCGCTGATTCAACGTTCCAGGCAGGCCTCCGTGACCATCGCGGGGGAGGTGGTGGCCACGATTTCACACGGTCTGGTGGTGCTGCTGGGCGTGGAGCAGGAGGACACGGCGGAGGATGCGGAATGGCTGGCGGGAAAGATCGCCCAGATGCGCATCTTTGGCGATGCGGAGGGCAAGATGAACCTCAGTGTGAAGGACGTGGGCGGCGCGGTGCTGGTGGTGAGCCAGTTCACACTTCATTCGAGCACGAAAAAAGGCAACCGGCCCGGCTTTACGAAAGCGGCGCGGCCGGAGGTGGCCATCCCGCTGTATGAGCAGTTCCTTACCCTCATGCGGCAGGAGGTGCCGGTGCAGTGCGGCGTCTTCGGCGCGGACATGCAGGTGGCCCTCATCAATGACGGGCCGGTCACCATCTGGATGGATTCCAGGGCCAAGGAATAACCGAAAGTGAATAATAAAATCAAATTCGTCTTGCGCCGGAGGGGGTTAGGCTGAATTTCATCCCTTCCCCCCAACGATATTTTATCCTTCTCTATGCGACGCCGCTCCAATCCCCTTTCCGAACGCAACATCAAACGCATCGACACCCGTAACGATGCCTCCAAACAGACGCATGGTTTCCAGGTCTGCATCTCCCGCAACGGCTCCCTGCACACGAAGCACTTTTCCGACAGCCTGTATGGCGGCACCAAGGGCGCACTGAAAAAAGCCCGCGAATACCGCGACCAGCTCCTGGGCGAGATGCCGGAGATCGAAGCGAGCCGCATCGCCCACACGACGAATGCCAAAAACAAGAGCGGCCACGTAGGCATCTCCTACCGCAAATACAAGACCGCCAAGAACAAGGTCACGCGCCTCATCGCCGTGTCCGTCCGTGCGGAAAAGGGCAAGACCGTCTCCAAAGTGTATCGTTATACGAAGGAAACCCACGACGAAGTGCTGGCCGAGGCCATCGCCTTCCGTGAGGAGCTGCTGAATCAGCGCCTGTCCCGCGAAGGCGGCATCACCGGCATCATGAAGGCCAAGGCCCCGAAAGCCTCCAAAAAAGCCGCCCCCGTGAAAGCCGCCCCTGCCAAGAAAGCCGCTGCGAAAAAGGCTGCTCCTGCCAAAAAAGCAGCCCCGGCGAAGAAAGCCGCTCCCGCCAAAAAGGCCGCCCCGGTGAAGAAGGTGGCAGCGAAGAAAGCCGCCCCTGCTAAAAAGGCCGCCCCCGTGGCCAAGAAAGCTGCCCCGGCGGCCAAGAAGGCCGCTAAAAAAGCCGCCAAGAAGGCCAAGCGCTAATCCGCCGCAGCCGGTCTTTTGATCCACGAACGGGATGATGCCTCCGGGTGTCATCCCGTTTTTTTGGCGGGTTCAGAATTGTTAATGCTGCAAAACACCCTCTTCAGCAGCCACCTACAGGCGTCAGGAAAGAACTCCAAGCTCCGTCTGCCACAGTCGCTCAATTGGGCTCCAGCTGAGATCCCTGCCCGTCATGGAACTCCGAACTCAGTTCTCTCCTGGAGCCCGCAGGGCTGCCCTTCGGAATAACAGGAAGCTTGACATGAAGGGTGCATTATCCTTCCCACAGGCCTAGCGCCATCAGAGCCATGAGGCGCGCCTCCCGGCTTTCAAATTTAAAATGAGCATCAATCACGTAAGCAGCCTCGTCCGTATCGAAAAGCACATTGCCTTCGTGAATGTCCGTTACAGTCAGGTCGCCCGCTTCGCCACCATCCACCTTGAATTGATTGCTTCCTGAATCCCTGAGTCCCTTATCCTCCAACACCTTTACCAAGGCATCTTTTTGGATATGCCTGCCATCAATGAACGGCTGCGAAATGACAATGAACCAAGTCTCCTCTTCTTCGTAAAAACCTTCGAGATGAACATCGTCTCCAAACACAAAATTGGAGAGAAGATGATCCGTCAGATAGTCAAACAATGAGTCTGTCGGTTTATAAAATATATCCCCTGTGTGCGGATTAAAATCTCGAGGGTCGTAAGACTTCAGGACGAGACCTCGATCAATGAGCACTCCCACCCGATGCTCCATGCCGCTGTCGAGAAAGTTTTTCTCAATAAGGCCCGTCACGCCTTTGGCATCCAGAATTAGCCCTGTGTTCCTGGCGAACTCGCCGATTGCGCGAATTTCTTGCTCTCGCGGATCTCCAGAATCACCTGCATGGTTGGTTTGCGGCGAACCAAGTAATGAAGCCGCCGCGCTTCTGAGAAGCCCTTTCGGACCTCCGAAAGAGGCATGAGCGGCATAGATTCTGTCTTTTCCTGCGGCATAGAGCGGTTCCAGTTCTGGAATAAGAAAGTCGATTTCAGGCGTTGTTTCAAGGGAAAAGGGTGTCCTTGAGATCAGGTGGACCTCAGCTTCAACGGCTTCGATTTGAGAAGTATGTTCGCTCAAGCCAGAACTATCCTTCAAAAAGCGTTCAATGTCCGGGAAACTTGAACTTGAGCGAAAGTTTAATCCACGCCCCCTTGAGCAATGACCGGATAAGCCATGCCGGGGTGCATATGATGGCACCATTGCTGCCGTCACTCTTCCCTTTTGTCCTGCCTGATTTGCGTTAGGATGGACCGGCTTATGAGCCATTCCAGTACCGCTTCTGATCCCGCCACCATCATCGAAGCCCTGGCGGCCACCGGCACCGGCCGTCCTGCCGGGATGGTGGACTGGATGCACTATGGCTTTGCCCTTCGTTATGGGGAGGCCGGGCGGGGCGGTGAAGGGGCGGCGGAGCTCTGGCAGCTCGAAGAAGGTGCCGATGCGCTCACTCCCGCTCATCTGGCTGAAATCCTGCCCCTTTACGAGGCGCGGGCCTGGACCGCCGGGGCGCTGGGTCTGCGCCGCCTGCCGGACCTGCTGGGAGATGCCCTCACACCCGCCGCGCGCGGCTGCTATCTGGCGGGCCTGTCCGGCCGCCTGCAGAGCGGAGAGGGGATGTTCCCGGCGGAGCCTCATCCCTGCCTGCCGGAGGAGATCCTCCCCGCCTTGCAAGCGGCTGACCTGGATGCGCGGTGTGCCGCTGAAATAGGCGCCAATGCCATCCGCACGGACTGCACGGAGCTCCTGCTGGCGGTGCTGGACCATCCGCAGTTTCACGCAGACGGCTCGGTGCTGCGGGTCTGCGGTTTTCCGGACCAGGAGCGCTTCTCCAGGCAGATTTCCCAGCTTGCCACCCGCGTGCTGGATGTGCTGCTGGAGGCGGCCGTGCGCTGCCGCAGGCCTGCGGCAATGCGCGTCCTGCTGGAGCGTGGTGCCTGCCCGGACCTGCCCTGCTGGAACCTGGAGCGGAGCTACAATGAGTGGTTCAGCCTGCTGTCCTTCGCCGTCCATGAGCTGGGACAGGACAGCTCCCGGAGCCAGGGCCGGGAGATGACGGATCTGCTGCTCCAGCACGGTGCCAGCCCGCAGGGACTGGAATGTGAGGGCCTGAACAATCCCCTCATGCACGCCATGCGGTCCGGGCAATGGGAAGTGGCGGACAGGCTGCTGGAACTGGGCGCCCGCTTTGAAGGCGGCAGCTACTCAAAGCCCGATGATTGTAAAATCAACGGGCCGTTGATTCCGGGCGGGCATCCGCTCATCGGCTACCCGAAGAAGGATCTGGACTGGGTGGAGCGGGCCATCCGCCCGTTGCTGCCTTTGGCGGACTTGTGGCAGGTGCCGTTGTACTATAAAGGCAATGGCCAGGGCGGCCAGTCGGCCACCTTTTTACACTATGTGCTGGATGACACCCGGCTGCCGCTTTTGAAAAAGTATGAGGCGCTCGGCCTGTCCACCTGTCTGACTCCGGCCTTGTTCATAGACATCGTCAGGGGCGGACATTACCAGGCCTTGCTTTATCTCCTGCGGGACCATCCCCACCTGCCACGCCTTGTGTTTCGCATCCGCAGACGGCAGCCGGACTTCGGCACTTCCCAGCGCCAGCTTTGGCTGTGCCAGCCGGAGCCAGACGGGAAGAACGACATCCCGGACTTCCAGCCTGGGGACCAGACGCCGCTGCAACTGCCGGATGGCAGCCGCATCTATGCGCATCTGGCCTGCATCGCCCCGC
The Prosthecobacter sp. SYSU 5D2 DNA segment above includes these coding regions:
- a CDS encoding DUF4838 domain-containing protein, with protein sequence MKHALRFLPLGVLFSVGCIVPGIAAANLTLVSKTVAPAPIIVFADAPPRTRAAAVELAEAVQKISGVLPPVLDGSPQPLPERAIWVGYQPVLKTLFPQTDFEFQHPEEILITANENHLVIAGRDRWDPAKMDVVTKEGKITGMQQEYGTLNAVYTFLQEQLGVRWFWPGDLGEDVVARETIVIAPMEKRYHPQIRSREGVFNFSSLGNKGYGRAHDWTMRQRLQLGSLSMEGGHGFGDWWDRYHEKHPEIFALQPDGTRSGFPTPRNAKLCMTNPKVWDLWLQDVAADLAQDPHLTVFNASPNDGWSSGHCVCENCTAWDHPDGEPRLFHFKKYAEERPATSDRDVTFANKLGALLKEKYPGKDYRVLMLSYGHSRPAPVKARPADNVIMSIVANFFGRTGLVDRGSTRGDTYRQQFEAWAGIVPAMMWRPNTGSPAGWQQGLPDLSTQQTIRDIKDVAAANCVGIFIDGVWEHWATQGPQLYVMAQLVWNPQADAAALLDDYYTRAFGPASAPVREYFDELEKARMAFTAQEGEATVFQLQDLYTPELLAASQARLTRAAAAVPADSIHARRVAFVQAGLTYTRLQAENLRLMAGYWKKKDPAIARQVKANWEEITAVIAANPYALNAGPLRPGTPRTLGLHPDHGPAKVKKTSKKVNDLDLN
- the dtd gene encoding D-aminoacyl-tRNA deacylase → MRALIQRSRQASVTIAGEVVATISHGLVVLLGVEQEDTAEDAEWLAGKIAQMRIFGDAEGKMNLSVKDVGGAVLVVSQFTLHSSTKKGNRPGFTKAARPEVAIPLYEQFLTLMRQEVPVQCGVFGADMQVALINDGPVTIWMDSRAKE